From a region of the Thermomicrobium roseum DSM 5159 genome:
- a CDS encoding amidase: MDDTASVALARQNLAALGIPVSDEDLEKAHAAGFFSTAQVFQVMVQRDSEVDDLPDFLTDRLPAPRSWAATGEESPSAAPEILELARALRNGETSSRALVERALEQITRRDQELNAFQLLLPEQALADAEARDAELARGIDRGPLHGLPVALKDLIDLAGTPTTAGSAILANAVASRDATVVQRLRAAGAVIVGKTRLPEFAYSGASNNPHYGPVPNPRDRRRDSGGSSSGSAAAVAAGLVVMAVGSDTGGSIRIPAAYCGIVGLKPTFGRVSARGVYPLAWSLDHIGPLTRTVTDAAVSLEAMAGPDEDDPRTRAVPLPDLVSATQVERLELRVGVVRSTGGDQPLAAPDAVAACERAVAALADAGADLIPLVLPELETLRIVSAAIAQLEAAALHAPTARERWTHYGEFFRLRLLGCFAYPCWGYVAAQRLAKKARARVTSLLEEHDIALLALPTTPTTAPPLGQWTARASWLTAPFNLLGWPALSVPAGLGDDGLPIGLQLVARPWREDLVIAAGALVERAARSSRGSN, translated from the coding sequence ATGGACGATACGGCATCGGTCGCACTCGCCAGGCAAAACCTCGCGGCGTTGGGCATTCCGGTGAGCGACGAGGATCTCGAGAAGGCCCACGCAGCAGGTTTCTTCAGCACCGCGCAGGTATTCCAGGTAATGGTGCAGCGAGACAGCGAGGTCGATGACCTACCAGATTTCCTGACCGATCGTCTACCAGCGCCGCGATCGTGGGCCGCGACGGGAGAGGAGTCCCCTTCGGCGGCACCGGAGATCCTCGAACTCGCCCGCGCATTGCGCAACGGCGAGACGAGCAGTCGCGCGCTCGTCGAGCGAGCGCTCGAGCAGATCACTCGCCGCGATCAGGAACTCAACGCCTTTCAGTTGCTGCTCCCCGAGCAGGCGCTCGCCGATGCGGAGGCGCGCGATGCTGAACTCGCTCGCGGTATCGACCGCGGACCGCTCCATGGCCTGCCCGTGGCCTTGAAGGACCTCATCGACCTCGCGGGAACACCGACGACCGCCGGATCAGCTATCCTCGCCAACGCGGTGGCATCACGCGATGCGACGGTTGTCCAGCGCCTCCGAGCCGCCGGAGCCGTGATCGTCGGGAAAACACGACTACCAGAGTTCGCCTATTCGGGAGCCTCCAACAACCCGCACTACGGCCCGGTCCCCAATCCGCGAGACCGTCGTCGCGACAGCGGGGGATCCTCGAGTGGTTCTGCCGCTGCAGTCGCCGCTGGCCTGGTCGTCATGGCGGTCGGCTCGGATACCGGGGGATCGATCCGCATTCCGGCGGCCTATTGCGGAATCGTCGGTCTCAAGCCGACCTTCGGACGGGTGAGCGCGCGTGGTGTCTATCCGCTCGCCTGGTCACTCGACCACATCGGACCACTCACCCGCACCGTGACGGACGCCGCGGTTTCTCTCGAAGCGATGGCTGGTCCGGACGAGGACGACCCACGAACTCGCGCCGTTCCACTCCCGGATCTGGTCAGCGCCACACAAGTCGAGCGTCTCGAGCTCCGAGTGGGTGTCGTCCGCTCCACGGGTGGAGACCAACCTTTGGCCGCGCCCGACGCGGTCGCTGCGTGCGAACGGGCAGTGGCCGCGCTCGCGGACGCTGGGGCCGACCTGATCCCGCTGGTCCTGCCGGAACTCGAGACATTGCGTATCGTGAGTGCGGCGATCGCGCAACTCGAGGCTGCTGCGCTGCACGCACCCACCGCGCGCGAGCGCTGGACCCACTACGGTGAGTTCTTCCGTCTCCGCCTCCTCGGCTGCTTCGCCTACCCCTGCTGGGGTTACGTTGCCGCCCAGCGACTGGCGAAGAAGGCTCGTGCGCGGGTCACGAGCCTTCTCGAGGAGCACGATATCGCCTTGCTGGCTCTCCCGACAACGCCGACCACAGCCCCGCCGCTCGGGCAGTGGACAGCGCGAGCGAGCTGGCTGACCGCCCCCTTCAACCTGCTGGGATGGCCAGCCCTCAGCGTTCCGGCCGGCCTCGGCGATGACGGCTTGCCGATCGGTCTCCAACTGGTGGCACGTCCGTGGCGGGAAGATCTCGTCATCGCCGCAGGAGCATTGGTCGAACGCGCGGCTCGATCGAGCCGAGGCTCGAACTGA
- a CDS encoding RraA family protein, translating into MPQAPLAPEVLRALQTLTTPTVANAIETFDVRPRNVGFMDTSIKCMFPHLGTMVGYAVTAKIRAAQPPRPGESVPRRAMWEYILTIPEPRIVVIEDLDDPPIGSFWGEVNANIHRALGCIGTVTNGGVRDLDEVERLGFHFFASQVQVSHAYVHVVEFGTPVTVGGLTVHPGDLLHGDKHGVIQIPLEIAPELYRAAKEVEARERRIIEACQAPGFTIDRLAELYG; encoded by the coding sequence ATGCCGCAAGCTCCACTCGCGCCCGAGGTGTTGCGAGCGCTCCAGACCTTGACGACACCGACGGTCGCGAACGCAATCGAGACCTTCGATGTTCGGCCACGCAACGTCGGGTTCATGGACACCTCGATCAAGTGCATGTTCCCGCATCTGGGCACGATGGTCGGGTATGCCGTCACGGCCAAGATCCGCGCCGCACAACCACCGCGACCAGGCGAGTCCGTGCCGCGCCGGGCCATGTGGGAGTACATCCTGACCATCCCCGAACCGCGGATCGTCGTCATCGAAGATCTGGATGACCCACCGATCGGGTCTTTCTGGGGCGAGGTGAATGCCAACATTCACCGAGCGCTCGGTTGCATCGGCACTGTGACCAACGGTGGCGTGCGTGACCTCGACGAGGTGGAGCGGCTCGGTTTCCACTTCTTCGCGAGTCAAGTACAGGTCTCGCATGCCTACGTGCACGTTGTCGAGTTCGGTACACCGGTTACAGTAGGCGGCCTGACCGTGCACCCCGGCGACCTCCTGCATGGGGACAAGCATGGGGTTATCCAGATTCCACTGGAGATCGCCCCGGAACTCTACCGAGCAGCCAAAGAAGTGGAAGCCCGCGAACGGCGCATCATCGAGGCATGTCAGGCCCCCGGTTTCACGATCGATCGGCTGGCTGAGCTCTACGGCTGA
- a CDS encoding OsmC family protein, whose translation MARQQDSPLRCMVETTGGTIVSEAHPGVGGPGTASCSGDLLLAALAACAQITCQMVATALGIPLTRVSATAEGDLDLRGTLGVSREVPVGFGAIRLFIDIEAPDATPEQLASLREKTEQFCVIFHTLRQPPELSVQWSSSNAQP comes from the coding sequence GTGGCCCGTCAGCAGGACAGTCCGCTGCGGTGCATGGTCGAGACGACCGGTGGAACGATCGTCAGCGAAGCTCACCCCGGCGTCGGCGGGCCAGGCACCGCCAGTTGCTCCGGTGACCTGCTCCTGGCCGCCTTAGCCGCGTGCGCGCAGATCACTTGCCAGATGGTCGCGACCGCGCTCGGCATCCCGCTCACGCGAGTGAGCGCGACAGCCGAGGGTGACCTGGACCTCCGCGGGACGCTCGGCGTGTCACGTGAGGTCCCGGTCGGGTTCGGAGCGATCCGCCTCTTCATCGATATCGAGGCACCGGACGCGACACCCGAGCAACTGGCGAGCCTTCGCGAGAAAACGGAGCAATTCTGTGTCATCTTCCATACGCTCCGTCAGCCGCCAGAACTCAGCGTGCAGTGGTCCTCCAGTAACGCTCAGCCGTAG
- a CDS encoding halocarboxylic acid dehydrogenase DehI family protein encodes MRVASERSGDDVLEQLSEIWPKAAPARVQPVFEDLRTALRVPDIPFPFRLLAHWPPYLAFAVRQFSPFIRSLAFEAAADALRARAATSIGSPPRSERLAAARALILREHELAPKIVLILTAFAVGLRGRARESAPPLGTTLPAQEPITVRPAELPRTVDERIAPLPDLSTVLERGRVLLADLAALRGSPALDDFSRALAVSEPAAFAELLALRRSIEADRLAQVRSELLAQAERAVRRFTLPGARVLPDFMVPEPALAAIDAVVDRLRTIAAEAFLDVTLARVALDGFDAASSAPYPVHVAVDQ; translated from the coding sequence ATGCGCGTTGCGAGCGAGCGATCCGGCGACGACGTACTCGAGCAGCTCAGCGAAATCTGGCCGAAGGCGGCGCCAGCGCGCGTGCAGCCGGTCTTCGAGGATCTGCGCACCGCGCTGAGAGTTCCAGATATTCCATTTCCGTTTCGTCTCCTGGCCCACTGGCCACCCTACCTCGCCTTCGCGGTGCGGCAATTCAGTCCCTTCATCCGTTCGCTCGCCTTCGAGGCCGCTGCCGACGCGCTGCGAGCACGAGCGGCGACCTCGATCGGTTCCCCGCCGCGAAGCGAACGCCTGGCCGCAGCTCGCGCGTTGATCTTGCGTGAGCACGAACTGGCACCGAAGATCGTGCTCATCCTCACCGCCTTCGCTGTCGGGTTGCGTGGGCGCGCGAGGGAATCTGCACCGCCGCTCGGCACGACTCTTCCCGCGCAAGAACCGATCACTGTGCGCCCAGCGGAACTACCGCGCACGGTGGACGAACGCATCGCCCCGCTACCCGACCTTTCCACTGTGCTGGAAAGGGGGCGAGTGCTGCTCGCTGATCTCGCCGCGTTGCGTGGCTCACCGGCTTTGGACGACTTCAGTCGTGCGCTCGCAGTCAGCGAACCTGCTGCTTTCGCCGAACTCCTCGCTCTGCGACGGAGCATCGAGGCTGACCGTCTCGCTCAGGTACGCAGCGAACTGCTCGCCCAGGCCGAGCGCGCCGTTCGACGTTTCACCTTACCTGGAGCCAGGGTACTGCCCGACTTCATGGTGCCGGAACCGGCGCTGGCTGCAATCGATGCCGTGGTCGATCGGCTCCGCACGATCGCGGCGGAAGCCTTCCTGGACGTCACGCTGGCACGTGTCGCCCTCGATGGGTTCGACGCTGCCAGCTCGGCGCCCTATCCGGTACACGTTGCGGTTGACCAGTGA
- a CDS encoding PrsW family intramembrane metalloprotease, protein MQHRVQSAHSPVWPLTIGCLVVASSLGLCCVLSLALLETSPTAFLVGLVLAGILAPVYAAYLLFLDPLEHEPPWLLGLALAWGAGVATLSGGAATALLEAMTGTVLALDSDVSDTLGTIIFAPLTEEAAKGAFVFALFLLARHEFDDVLDGIVYGGLVGLGFAVVEDLIYYAAAFLEEGLSGVGLPFLVRGVLTGFGHPLFTAVTGLGLGLAVQARSSALRWLAPFAGLVGAILLHALWNGGVTLAQYDESGLLALLMLLGYPLLVLLPGAIGLAVLAVAQARRRARDVRRYLAEAVQLGLADTEDLAVLTSPWRRRARQLRYLTRYGGRAFWLRRRMDIALVDWAYRHWHRERGERLPRYLATFEAEAIAARIRRWRLELSTLLAAGTG, encoded by the coding sequence ATGCAACACAGAGTGCAGTCGGCGCATTCGCCAGTGTGGCCGCTCACGATCGGGTGCTTGGTCGTTGCCTCCTCGCTGGGGTTGTGCTGTGTCCTGTCGTTGGCCCTCCTCGAGACATCCCCAACCGCGTTTCTCGTCGGCCTAGTACTCGCGGGAATCTTAGCCCCTGTCTACGCGGCGTATCTCCTCTTCCTCGATCCCTTGGAGCACGAGCCACCGTGGTTGCTCGGGCTGGCTCTGGCCTGGGGGGCCGGTGTGGCGACGCTGAGTGGTGGCGCGGCCACGGCTCTCTTGGAGGCGATGACGGGGACAGTACTCGCTCTGGATTCGGACGTGAGCGACACGCTCGGGACGATCATCTTCGCGCCACTGACCGAGGAAGCAGCGAAGGGAGCCTTCGTGTTCGCGCTCTTCCTCCTGGCTCGGCACGAGTTCGACGACGTCCTCGACGGGATCGTGTACGGTGGATTGGTCGGTCTCGGCTTCGCGGTGGTGGAAGACCTCATCTATTACGCTGCAGCCTTTCTCGAAGAGGGACTGAGCGGCGTCGGCTTACCCTTCCTGGTTCGTGGCGTTCTCACCGGGTTCGGGCATCCGCTCTTCACTGCTGTGACCGGTCTCGGCCTCGGCCTCGCCGTGCAGGCACGCTCTTCCGCCCTTCGGTGGCTGGCGCCCTTTGCTGGCTTGGTCGGCGCGATCCTGCTTCATGCCCTGTGGAACGGTGGGGTCACGCTCGCCCAGTACGATGAAAGCGGTCTCCTCGCGCTCCTCATGCTCCTCGGCTATCCGTTGCTGGTGCTGCTTCCCGGAGCGATCGGGCTCGCCGTGCTGGCAGTCGCCCAAGCTCGACGCCGCGCTCGCGACGTGAGGCGCTATCTGGCTGAGGCGGTGCAACTCGGTTTGGCAGATACCGAGGATCTCGCGGTCCTGACCAGTCCTTGGCGCCGGCGGGCTCGCCAGCTTCGCTACCTCACCCGGTACGGTGGACGAGCGTTCTGGTTGCGCCGTCGCATGGACATCGCGCTGGTCGACTGGGCGTATCGCCACTGGCACCGCGAGCGAGGCGAGCGGTTGCCGCGCTATCTGGCGACTTTCGAGGCAGAAGCGATCGCGGCGCGCATCAGGCGCTGGCGCCTGGAACTTTCCACTCTGCTGGCTGCAGGAACTGGTTGA
- the rlmN gene encoding 23S rRNA (adenine(2503)-C(2))-methyltransferase RlmN — MKSSGSITMMTVTEWTTPRPTGRVQRETLHDYTLGELEAWVEGRGLPRYRARQLFHWAYQQLVLEYESMSVLPKAVRSELSETLPISGLVPVRQRVSDDRETIKLLFRTRDDHFVETVVMFYPDRTTVCVSCQIGCAIGCSFCATGLSGLIRNLSAGEMVSQVVHAARLARERERRISNIVVMGMGEPFHNYDAVMRFVAIVNDRQGLGIGARHITLSTAGVVPFIDRLAEEPYQVKLAVSLHAPNDALRSQLVPINRRWPIDELLAACRRYVARTGRRVTFEYVLIEDVNDDERTAAELARRLRGLLCHVNLIPYNPTPAAPLFRRPGPERIERFRAVLERYGIPATVRYSRGVEIAAACGQLRAQEEARSRRRRATS; from the coding sequence ATGAAGAGTAGTGGATCGATCACGATGATGACCGTGACCGAATGGACGACACCTCGCCCGACTGGGCGAGTGCAACGGGAAACGTTACACGACTACACGCTCGGTGAGCTCGAGGCCTGGGTGGAGGGGCGTGGACTGCCACGCTACCGGGCGCGTCAGCTCTTCCACTGGGCATACCAGCAACTGGTGCTCGAATACGAGAGCATGAGCGTGCTCCCCAAGGCGGTGCGCAGCGAACTTTCAGAGACGCTCCCGATCAGCGGGCTCGTCCCTGTGCGTCAGCGGGTGAGTGACGACAGGGAAACGATCAAGCTCTTGTTTCGCACGCGTGACGACCATTTCGTCGAGACTGTCGTCATGTTCTACCCGGATCGGACAACGGTGTGTGTCTCCTGCCAGATCGGCTGCGCCATCGGGTGCAGTTTTTGCGCGACCGGTCTTTCGGGGCTGATCCGCAACCTTTCGGCTGGCGAGATGGTGAGCCAGGTCGTGCACGCGGCGCGACTGGCACGCGAGCGAGAGCGTCGGATCTCCAACATCGTCGTGATGGGCATGGGAGAGCCGTTCCACAACTACGATGCGGTCATGCGCTTCGTCGCCATCGTGAACGATCGTCAGGGCTTGGGAATCGGGGCGCGGCACATCACGCTCTCGACAGCTGGCGTCGTTCCCTTCATCGACCGACTCGCCGAGGAGCCGTATCAGGTCAAACTGGCCGTCTCGCTCCACGCCCCCAACGATGCTCTGCGCTCGCAGCTCGTTCCGATCAACCGGCGTTGGCCGATCGATGAATTGCTGGCCGCCTGCCGTCGGTACGTCGCCCGAACCGGCCGGCGTGTCACCTTCGAATACGTGCTGATCGAGGACGTCAACGACGACGAGCGGACGGCCGCGGAACTGGCTCGTCGCCTGCGTGGTCTGCTCTGTCATGTCAACCTCATTCCGTACAACCCAACGCCGGCTGCTCCGCTCTTCCGGCGGCCGGGACCGGAGCGGATCGAGCGGTTCCGCGCCGTACTCGAGCGGTATGGGATTCCTGCCACCGTACGCTACTCTCGGGGTGTCGAGATCGCGGCAGCGTGCGGGCAGCTGAGGGCACAGGAAGAGGCGCGCAGCCGGCGCCGTCGAGCGACGAGTTGA
- the larC gene encoding nickel pincer cofactor biosynthesis protein LarC, producing the protein MRVAYVDPFSGASGDMLLGALVDAGVPPEELADRLASALDVDGYRLVVERVVRRGLAGTQVRVIVEAAQPARDWAEIRDLLSASALPPRVKERALAVFRRLAEAEASVHSVPLESVHFHEVGAVDSIVDVVGVVWGFELLGVEEITCGPLPLSRGWVETAHGRLPVPAPATALLLAQAGAPLVPLDIEAELVTPTGAALLVELARFVRPAFLPERVGYGFGTRELPWPNALRLWIGEAFAVPSRLDEAELLLEANLDDMNPQFIEPLVDQLFAAGALDVYLTPIVMKRSRPAVIVSAICRAKDRPVLERVLFEHSTTFGVRGIPIERTKLARRSVAVATRWGEVAVKLKIVQDRIVDAVPEYRDCLAIHQRTGLPIREIWNEAARLAAVWIGQRVGEEDQEATLPE; encoded by the coding sequence GTGCGTGTCGCGTACGTTGACCCGTTCTCGGGGGCCAGTGGCGACATGCTGCTCGGTGCGCTCGTCGATGCTGGCGTCCCCCCGGAGGAGCTGGCTGATCGCTTGGCCAGCGCGCTCGATGTTGACGGTTATCGGTTGGTCGTGGAGCGAGTCGTCCGGCGTGGGCTAGCTGGGACGCAGGTGCGGGTCATCGTCGAGGCAGCGCAGCCAGCACGCGATTGGGCCGAGATCCGCGACCTCTTGAGCGCTTCGGCACTGCCGCCGCGGGTGAAAGAGCGGGCGCTGGCCGTTTTTCGGCGACTCGCGGAGGCGGAAGCGAGCGTCCACAGTGTCCCACTGGAGTCGGTGCACTTTCACGAGGTGGGGGCGGTCGACTCGATCGTCGATGTCGTCGGCGTGGTCTGGGGGTTCGAGCTGCTCGGCGTGGAGGAGATCACCTGCGGTCCCCTGCCCTTGAGTCGTGGCTGGGTCGAAACTGCGCACGGGCGTCTGCCGGTGCCAGCGCCAGCTACGGCGCTCTTGCTTGCGCAGGCGGGAGCTCCGCTCGTACCGCTGGACATCGAGGCCGAGCTGGTCACGCCAACAGGTGCGGCGTTACTGGTCGAACTGGCCCGCTTCGTCCGCCCGGCGTTCCTCCCGGAGCGGGTCGGCTACGGATTCGGTACGCGCGAGCTTCCCTGGCCGAATGCCCTGCGTCTCTGGATCGGGGAAGCGTTCGCCGTACCGAGTCGACTGGACGAAGCGGAACTTCTCCTGGAGGCCAATCTCGACGATATGAATCCGCAGTTCATCGAGCCGCTGGTGGATCAGCTTTTCGCGGCTGGAGCCCTTGACGTGTATCTGACGCCGATCGTGATGAAGCGCTCGCGCCCGGCGGTGATCGTGAGCGCCATCTGTCGGGCTAAGGATCGGCCGGTGCTCGAGCGTGTGCTCTTCGAGCACTCGACGACGTTCGGCGTGCGAGGGATTCCGATCGAGCGGACTAAGCTCGCGCGCCGCAGTGTCGCAGTCGCGACCCGCTGGGGTGAAGTGGCGGTCAAGCTGAAGATCGTGCAGGATCGCATCGTCGATGCCGTGCCGGAATATCGCGACTGCTTAGCTATTCACCAGCGAACCGGGTTGCCGATCCGGGAAATCTGGAACGAGGCAGCGCGACTGGCCGCGGTGTGGATCGGACAGCGGGTGGGCGAGGAAGACCAGGAGGCCACGCTGCCGGAATAG
- a CDS encoding ZIP family metal transporter yields the protein MDWFWSLDPILQALLGGLLTWGATAAAAALVLLGRSIPRWLLDAMLGFAAGVMIAASVWSLLIPAMEVTERNGGIAWIPAATGLVAGALALRIVDRFLPHLHLFLPREAAEGVSTTWRRTTLLILAITLHNVPEGLAVGVAFGAAARVTDPLLALSLASGATALAIGIALQNVPEGLAIAVPLRREGFSPFRAFWYGQLSAIVEPLAALLGAAAVLFVEPLLPYALAFAAGAMLYVVVEELIPESQRGDHGDLATSGTIIGFTVMMVLDVALA from the coding sequence CTGGACTGGTTCTGGTCGCTCGACCCGATCCTGCAGGCGCTACTGGGAGGACTTTTGACGTGGGGTGCCACCGCGGCGGCGGCAGCGCTCGTGTTGTTGGGCCGGAGTATCCCCCGCTGGTTACTGGACGCGATGCTCGGCTTCGCTGCTGGAGTGATGATCGCAGCCAGTGTTTGGTCGCTCCTGATTCCCGCGATGGAGGTCACTGAACGGAATGGTGGTATCGCCTGGATCCCGGCCGCGACCGGTCTCGTCGCTGGCGCGCTAGCACTGCGCATCGTCGATCGCTTCCTGCCGCATCTGCACCTGTTCCTACCGCGCGAGGCAGCGGAAGGAGTCTCGACGACCTGGCGTCGGACGACGCTTTTGATCCTGGCGATCACGCTGCACAATGTCCCGGAGGGTCTGGCGGTCGGGGTCGCTTTTGGGGCAGCAGCACGGGTGACGGACCCTCTGCTCGCTCTTTCGCTCGCCAGTGGTGCGACTGCTCTTGCCATCGGGATCGCGCTGCAGAACGTGCCGGAGGGGCTGGCGATCGCGGTTCCATTACGACGCGAGGGATTCAGTCCGTTTCGCGCCTTCTGGTACGGGCAGCTCTCCGCGATCGTCGAACCGCTGGCCGCGTTGCTCGGGGCAGCGGCCGTACTCTTCGTCGAACCGCTCCTGCCGTATGCGCTCGCCTTCGCGGCTGGAGCGATGCTGTACGTCGTCGTCGAGGAGTTGATCCCGGAATCGCAGCGCGGCGATCACGGAGATCTGGCGACGAGCGGCACGATCATTGGCTTCACGGTGATGATGGTGCTGGATGTGGCGCTCGCCTGA
- a CDS encoding ABC transporter ATP-binding protein: protein MVETPGASSAPTEARTVVVRVSDVIKHFVHGKRQLRALDGVSFELPEGRFLVVVGPSGCGKTTLLRILAGLEQQDSGEVWMRPSRDGHPPFAMVFQEQSVFPWLTVRDNVAYGLKLRRVRGRQVEERASHWIRKVGLSGFERAYPHQLSGGMKQRVSIARAFAVDPDVLLMDEPFSALDEQMRTILQQEVSSLCEEQQKTVIFVTHSIDEALTLGDEVLVMTHRPGRVKRVIPVPFPRPRDVVEVRADPRYGELYEEIWGLIAEEVRRGPQEHR, encoded by the coding sequence ATGGTTGAGACCCCGGGCGCGTCATCGGCTCCGACAGAGGCGCGCACTGTCGTGGTGAGAGTATCGGACGTCATCAAGCATTTCGTTCATGGAAAACGACAACTCCGAGCACTGGACGGTGTGAGCTTCGAGCTCCCGGAGGGACGCTTTTTGGTTGTCGTCGGGCCGAGCGGTTGCGGCAAGACGACGTTGCTTCGCATTCTGGCTGGTTTGGAGCAGCAGGACAGTGGCGAAGTCTGGATGCGTCCCAGTCGCGATGGGCATCCGCCGTTTGCCATGGTCTTCCAAGAACAATCGGTCTTCCCATGGCTGACGGTGCGTGACAACGTTGCCTACGGCCTCAAGCTGCGCCGCGTACGAGGGCGGCAGGTCGAGGAACGGGCATCGCACTGGATCCGCAAGGTCGGGCTGAGCGGATTCGAACGAGCCTATCCGCATCAGCTCTCGGGCGGAATGAAGCAGCGGGTCTCGATCGCGCGGGCTTTCGCGGTCGATCCTGATGTCCTTCTCATGGACGAGCCATTCTCGGCGCTGGACGAGCAGATGCGGACGATTCTGCAGCAGGAAGTCTCGAGTCTTTGCGAAGAGCAGCAAAAGACTGTCATCTTCGTGACGCATTCGATCGACGAGGCTCTCACACTCGGTGACGAGGTTTTAGTGATGACTCATCGACCAGGACGGGTCAAGCGGGTGATACCGGTTCCGTTTCCACGTCCCCGCGACGTGGTCGAGGTACGAGCTGATCCACGGTACGGTGAACTCTATGAAGAGATTTGGGGGTTGATCGCCGAAGAGGTACGGCGTGGACCACAGGAGCATCGATGA
- a CDS encoding ABC transporter permease: MMVEGGASVERTTMQRGRWLPQAGVKTEAAIQLLSPVALLALWEAAARAGWVDQRFFPAPSTIVGAFWDAITTGVLLHHLKITLWRVLLGTVIGGVPAVLIGLAMGMWRWLRLTLDPIIAATYPLPKSALFPLLLLIFGLGEGSKVSMVAIGVFYLAVTNAMEGVLAINPVYFDVAKTFGARRWDVIRTVALPGAMPLVLAGLRLGVGTGLILGVLAEMLGARDGLGYLLWSAWQTFSVSLLWATLFVTAILGFASVQLVDFLRRVLVPWQRGTARR; this comes from the coding sequence ATGATGGTCGAAGGTGGGGCATCAGTCGAACGGACGACCATGCAACGCGGGCGCTGGTTACCCCAGGCAGGGGTCAAGACCGAAGCGGCTATCCAGCTGCTCTCGCCTGTCGCGCTGCTTGCGCTCTGGGAAGCGGCGGCTCGGGCGGGATGGGTCGATCAACGTTTCTTCCCAGCGCCCAGTACGATCGTCGGTGCCTTCTGGGATGCGATCACGACAGGCGTGCTACTGCATCATCTCAAGATCACGTTGTGGCGGGTGCTGCTCGGTACGGTGATCGGTGGTGTACCCGCGGTACTGATCGGGCTCGCCATGGGCATGTGGCGCTGGCTGCGGTTGACGCTCGATCCGATCATCGCGGCGACGTATCCGCTGCCGAAGAGCGCACTCTTCCCGCTGTTGCTCCTGATCTTCGGTCTCGGGGAAGGTTCCAAGGTCTCGATGGTGGCGATCGGTGTGTTCTATCTCGCCGTGACCAACGCGATGGAGGGAGTTCTCGCCATCAATCCTGTCTACTTCGATGTTGCCAAGACGTTCGGAGCCAGGCGCTGGGATGTGATCCGGACCGTCGCGCTACCGGGGGCGATGCCGCTGGTCTTGGCCGGATTGCGCCTCGGCGTGGGTACAGGCCTGATTCTCGGAGTGCTCGCGGAGATGCTGGGGGCGCGCGATGGACTCGGCTATCTTTTGTGGAGTGCCTGGCAGACGTTCTCCGTATCGTTGCTCTGGGCCACGCTCTTCGTGACAGCCATATTGGGTT